GCGGTCGCCGCCGCGGCCGGGACCAAGCTGGCGATCGCGGCGCTGCTGCTGCACGTGCTCGCCCATGGAGTCGGCAAGACGGTGCTGTTCCTCGCCGGCGGCCAGTTGCAGGCCGCGCATGACTCGACCGCCATCGGTGACATCAGCGCCGTGCTCTCGCGCTCCCGGCTGGTCGGGATTTCGTTCGCGGTTGGAATTGTTGCACTGCTTGGCTTTCCGCCATTCGCCATGTTCGCCAGCGAGCTCGCGATCGCCCGGTCGCTGGCCGATGCCCGGCTGTCGTGGGTGCTGGGTGTTGCGCTGCTGCTGATGGTGGTGGCATTCGCGGCGTTGGTCAGCAATGCTCGCCGCATTTTGCTCGGCAGTCCTAAGGCGGACGCGCCACCCATCGCGGTACCGGCCACCGTAGCGGTCGCGCTGGTTGCCGGCCTCGTGGCATCCCTGGCGCTGGGCGTGACGGCCGGACCGCTGACAGGTCTGTTCAGCACTGCCGCGACCCAGTTCGGAGTGGGATAGTGCCGCCGAAAATATTGTGCCGCAGCGTATCCGCCGACGAGCTTGCGGGCGCAGTGGGGGAGCTGCTGGGTGACGGTTTTCGGCTGGCGCTGGTAGCTGCCCACGATGATGACGATGCGTTGCGCATCGTGTACCTGCTGCTGGCCGGGCAACCGGACCGTCGCGTCGAACTCACCCTGACCACCCGCTCCGGGAACCCATCGGTGCCCTCAATCGCGCACCTGTCCATCCCTGCCGGTCGCTTCGAACGAGAGATGATGGATCTCTACGGTGTTGTGCCACAAGGACATCCCCAGCCTCGGAGGTTGGTGAGCCATGCGCACTGGCCGTCGGGATGGTACCCGATGCGTCGCGGCGCCGAACGGCCACCGGAGTTTGCCACCGTGAGCGGGTTTCCATTCGTGACGGTCGACGGACCCGGGGTTTATGAGATCCCGGTGGGGCCGGTGCATGCCGGCCTGATCGAACCAGGGCACTTCCGTTTCTCGGTGATCGGCGAATCCGTGTTGCGGCTCAAAGCGCGGCTGTGGTTCGTGCACCGGGGCATCGAGAAGCTCTTCGAGGGCCGGCAGTCCGCCGATGCTCTCCCGTTGGCCGAGCGCATCAGCGGCGACACCTCGGCTGCGCACGCGCTGGCCTACAGCCTGGCCGTGGAGGAGGCGCTGGGCATCGAGGTCGCTGAACCGGTGCACGTCCTGCGCGCCCTAGTGATCGAACTGGAACGGCTCTACAACCACGCTACCGATTTGGGCGCGCTGGCCAACGATGTCGGCTTCGCGTTGGCCAACGCACATGCCCAGCGGGTGCGCGAACTGGTGCTGCGAATCAACCACCGCCTCACCGGCCATCGCCTGCTCCGCTCCGCGATCCGTCCTGGAGGCGTTGTCCTGCAACAGCTTCCGGATCCTTTTGAGTTGCAGGCGGTGGGGACCGACGTGGCCGAGATCGCCGCGCTGACGTTGGGCAACTCGGTGATCTACGACCGTTTCGCCGATACCGCCGTGCTTCACGGCGAGCATGCCCGTGCGCTGGGTTGCCTTGGCTACGTGGCCCGCGCTAGCGGCATCTGCAGCGACGCCCGGCGGGACCATCCGACCACCACACTGCCGGTTGCCGTGGCCGCCAATACCGACGGCGACGTGCTGGCCCGCTACACGATCCGGCGCGACGAGTTCGCCGCATCCGTTGCGCTGGCTTGCGCCCTGATCGAGCGTCATGCTGGCGCGCTGCGCCACACAGCACCGCTACCGGTGGTTGCCGGCCGGCGCCGCGGAGTGGGGATTGTCGAAGGGTGGCGCGGCACCATCGTGCACCGCGTCGAGATCGACGACGGCGTGATCACCCGCTGCAAGGTGGTCGACCCGTCGTGGTTCAACTGGCCCGCGCTGCCGGTCGCGATGGCCGACACGATCGTCCCGGACTTCCCGCTGGCCAACAAGAGCTTCAACCTGTCCTATGCCGGCAACGATCTATAGCTGCTGGCGGGCGGGGCACCCGAGGGCCGTCGCGGCGCCGCGGTACGGCACGATGGGCGAGTGCCCGAAACCGGCCCCGAAACCGATGCCGAACAGGCCGACCCCGACCTGCTGATCGACTTCAGAAACGTCGCGCTGCGCCGCGGTGGGCGCACTCTGGTCGGCCCCCTCGACTGGGCCGTCGAACTCGATGAACGCTGGGTGATCATCGGCCCCAACGGCGCCGGCAAGACGTCGTTGCTGCGCATCGCGGCCGCGACCGAACACCCGTCCAGCGGCATAGCGTTCGTCCTGGGGGAGCGGCTGGGCCGCGTGGACGTCAGCGAACTGCGTGCGCGAATCGGCCTGAGTTCCTCGGCTTTGGCGCAGCGCATCCCCAGCGACGAGGTGGTGCGCGACCTCGTCGTCTCGGCCGGCTATTCGGTCCTGGGCCGCTGGCGCGAGCGCTACGAAGACGTCGACTACCGGCGGGCACTGGACATGCTGGAGAGCCTGGGCGCCGAGCACCTGGCCGACCGCAGCTACGGGACGCTATCCGAAGGCGAGCGAAAGCGGGTGCTGATCGCCCGCGCGCTGATGACCGACCCGGAACTGCTGCTCCTCGACGAGCCCGCCGCCGGGTTGGACCTGGGCGGTCGCGAAGAGTTAGTGGCCCGGCTTGCCGATCTGGCCGCCGACCCCGACGCTCCCGCGCTGGTGCTGGTCACCCATCACGTGGAAGAGGTGCCCCCCGGGTTCAGCCACTGCTTACTGCTTTCCGAAGCCCAGGTCGTCGCGTCCGGCCTGTTGCCCGATGTGCTGACCGCGGAGAATCTCTCCGCGGCGTTCGGCCAGCGGATCGCACTGGATGTGGTCGATGGACGCTACTTCGCCCGCCGGGTGCGTACCCGGGCAGCTCACCGGAGGCAGTCATGACCGAACCCCACGTGCCGCTCCCCCCGCGCCCGGCAGCGACCGTGATGCTGATCCGCGACGCGCCCGGGGGACTGAACATCTTCCTGATGCGCCGCCACTCGCAGATGGAGTTCGCGCCCGGCGTCATCGTGTTTCCCGGCGGCGGTGTCGACGACCGCGACCGCAACGCCGACTTGGTCGAACTGGGGGCGTGGGCCGGTCCGCCGCCGCAGTGGTGGGCGCAACGATTCGGGATCGAAGCCGGCCTGGCCGAGGCGCTGGTGTGCGCCGCCGCCCGGGAGACCTTCGAGGAATCCGGTGTGCTGTTCGCCGGACCCGCCGACCAGGCCGTGTCGGCAGCGAACAGTATCGTCGGGGACGCCTCGGTATACCGGGAGGCGCGTCACGCGCTGGCCGACCGTACCCTGTCCTTCGCCGACTTCCTCCGCACCGAGAAGCTGGTGCTGCGCTCGGACTTGCTGCGCCCGTGGGCGAACTGGGTCACCCCTGAAGCCGAGCCGACCCGGCGCTACGACACCTATTTCTTCGTCGGCGCCCTCCCGGATGGCCAGCGCGCCGACGGCGAGAACACCGAGTCCGACCGGGCCGGATGGGAGTCGCCGCGCAACGCCGTCGATGACTTCGAGGCGGGCCGCAATGTGCTCCTCCCGCCGACCTGGACGCAGCTCGACTCGCTGGCCGGGCGAACGGTGGCAGACGTGCTAGCCGTCGAGCGCCAAATCGTAACCGTGCAACCGCTGCTGGAGAAGCGGGGCGACAACTGGGT
The nucleotide sequence above comes from Mycobacterium vicinigordonae. Encoded proteins:
- a CDS encoding NADH-quinone oxidoreductase subunit C, with the protein product MVPPKILCRSVSADELAGAVGELLGDGFRLALVAAHDDDDALRIVYLLLAGQPDRRVELTLTTRSGNPSVPSIAHLSIPAGRFEREMMDLYGVVPQGHPQPRRLVSHAHWPSGWYPMRRGAERPPEFATVSGFPFVTVDGPGVYEIPVGPVHAGLIEPGHFRFSVIGESVLRLKARLWFVHRGIEKLFEGRQSADALPLAERISGDTSAAHALAYSLAVEEALGIEVAEPVHVLRALVIELERLYNHATDLGALANDVGFALANAHAQRVRELVLRINHRLTGHRLLRSAIRPGGVVLQQLPDPFELQAVGTDVAEIAALTLGNSVIYDRFADTAVLHGEHARALGCLGYVARASGICSDARRDHPTTTLPVAVAANTDGDVLARYTIRRDEFAASVALACALIERHAGALRHTAPLPVVAGRRRGVGIVEGWRGTIVHRVEIDDGVITRCKVVDPSWFNWPALPVAMADTIVPDFPLANKSFNLSYAGNDL
- a CDS encoding ABC transporter ATP-binding protein gives rise to the protein MPETGPETDAEQADPDLLIDFRNVALRRGGRTLVGPLDWAVELDERWVIIGPNGAGKTSLLRIAAATEHPSSGIAFVLGERLGRVDVSELRARIGLSSSALAQRIPSDEVVRDLVVSAGYSVLGRWRERYEDVDYRRALDMLESLGAEHLADRSYGTLSEGERKRVLIARALMTDPELLLLDEPAAGLDLGGREELVARLADLAADPDAPALVLVTHHVEEVPPGFSHCLLLSEAQVVASGLLPDVLTAENLSAAFGQRIALDVVDGRYFARRVRTRAAHRRQS
- a CDS encoding NUDIX hydrolase produces the protein MTEPHVPLPPRPAATVMLIRDAPGGLNIFLMRRHSQMEFAPGVIVFPGGGVDDRDRNADLVELGAWAGPPPQWWAQRFGIEAGLAEALVCAAARETFEESGVLFAGPADQAVSAANSIVGDASVYREARHALADRTLSFADFLRTEKLVLRSDLLRPWANWVTPEAEPTRRYDTYFFVGALPDGQRADGENTESDRAGWESPRNAVDDFEAGRNVLLPPTWTQLDSLAGRTVADVLAVERQIVTVQPLLEKRGDNWVFEFFDSDRYHAAREKGGSMQWPLGMPK